A part of Desulfovibrio sp. Huiquan2017 genomic DNA contains:
- a CDS encoding cation-translocating P-type ATPase gives MTETIEIRHAIPGRIRYRINGLRRNQDLARQMTDSLLRLDFIETVRPNLKCASLVVSFTPDETLPLRILDALREVLGITPALRELPMAGVPDCASPLCECRACQATRTGCNPVKGAFRRFAVISTVMGVVGVRSLLFGFSVTQTAFSPLGLIAVGFSLPLFKQAWEQIRSKRFTLEAFLGVSCVAAVAAGEALTAFEVLWINSGAELIKAWITERSRKSISRILSVSSHHTFVLVDGIEVEKEVSDLVPGDVVVLHTSEKVCVDGEIVDGGALMDEAPITGRSDFVARQAGDRVMAGTFVRQGVIYVEAQEVGDRTYLARILRMVEDSLENRAPIEGVADRLAANLVKIGFVVTGGTLLLTGSLWRAFTVMLVMACPCATVLAASTAVSAALNAAARRNILIKGGRYLEEIGTTDTICFDKTGTLTTNEPVLARIVPLPDATEEYILGRAVSVEMHNHHPLAQAVKAEADRRGMEAEAHTVCEYFLGMGMRAEVGGSEILVGNSKLMEMHGVNVEPARRKAAPLRRQGRTVLFLAEDKKVLGLLAFDNMIRPEGREVVRRLRRGGADDIVLITGDEPNTAADLARRLGIATVHASVMPEDKADIVDTLQRDGASVMMVGDGVNDALALAHADVGVAMGAGGSEVAIEAADIALVDDDLGGLVYVQSLSRATLKVVNQNFWIATGSNLFGVALGATGLLSPVMAGLLHIVHSLGVLANSARLMRYEPPAIETAPLNDSPHA, from the coding sequence ATGACCGAAACAATCGAAATACGCCACGCCATCCCCGGCCGTATCCGCTACAGGATCAACGGACTACGACGCAACCAGGACCTGGCCCGGCAAATGACGGACAGCCTGCTCCGGCTCGATTTCATCGAGACGGTCAGGCCGAACCTCAAGTGCGCGAGCCTGGTGGTCTCGTTCACGCCCGACGAAACGCTGCCGCTCCGGATCTTGGACGCCCTCCGCGAAGTCCTGGGGATCACCCCAGCCCTGCGCGAACTGCCTATGGCCGGGGTGCCGGACTGCGCCTCCCCGCTCTGCGAATGCCGGGCCTGCCAGGCTACCCGCACCGGCTGCAATCCGGTCAAGGGAGCGTTCAGACGATTCGCCGTCATCAGCACGGTTATGGGTGTGGTGGGCGTGCGCTCGCTCCTTTTCGGCTTCTCCGTGACCCAGACCGCCTTCAGCCCGCTGGGACTGATCGCGGTGGGATTCTCCCTGCCCCTGTTCAAACAGGCATGGGAGCAGATCCGCTCCAAAAGGTTCACCCTCGAAGCATTCCTGGGCGTGAGCTGCGTGGCCGCCGTGGCTGCGGGCGAGGCCCTGACCGCCTTCGAGGTGCTCTGGATCAACTCCGGAGCCGAACTGATCAAGGCGTGGATCACCGAACGCTCGCGCAAATCCATCAGCCGCATTCTTTCCGTCTCTTCGCACCACACCTTCGTGCTGGTGGACGGCATTGAAGTGGAGAAGGAGGTCTCCGACCTGGTTCCCGGCGACGTGGTCGTCCTGCACACCAGCGAAAAGGTCTGCGTGGACGGCGAGATCGTGGACGGCGGCGCGCTCATGGACGAAGCGCCGATCACCGGGAGGTCCGACTTCGTTGCCCGTCAGGCGGGCGACCGGGTGATGGCCGGAACCTTTGTCCGCCAGGGCGTCATCTACGTAGAGGCCCAGGAAGTCGGCGACCGCACCTATCTCGCCCGGATTCTCAGGATGGTCGAGGATTCACTGGAGAACCGCGCCCCCATCGAGGGCGTGGCCGACCGCCTGGCCGCCAACCTGGTCAAAATCGGTTTCGTCGTCACCGGCGGCACCCTGCTGCTCACCGGCTCGTTGTGGCGGGCGTTTACGGTCATGCTGGTCATGGCCTGCCCCTGCGCCACGGTGCTGGCGGCGTCCACCGCCGTGTCCGCCGCCCTGAACGCGGCAGCCCGTCGAAACATCCTCATCAAGGGCGGCAGGTACCTTGAAGAAATCGGAACCACAGACACCATTTGCTTCGACAAGACCGGCACCCTGACCACCAATGAGCCGGTCCTGGCCCGCATCGTTCCGCTGCCCGACGCCACCGAGGAGTACATCCTGGGCCGGGCCGTGTCCGTGGAGATGCACAACCATCACCCGCTGGCCCAGGCCGTCAAGGCCGAAGCCGACAGGCGGGGGATGGAAGCCGAGGCCCATACGGTCTGCGAATACTTCCTGGGCATGGGCATGCGCGCCGAGGTCGGCGGCAGCGAGATACTGGTCGGCAATTCCAAGCTCATGGAAATGCACGGGGTGAACGTGGAACCCGCCCGCCGCAAGGCGGCCCCCCTGCGCCGCCAGGGCAGGACCGTACTCTTCCTGGCCGAGGACAAGAAAGTGCTCGGTCTGCTGGCCTTCGACAACATGATCCGCCCCGAGGGGCGGGAGGTGGTTCGCCGACTGCGCAGGGGCGGAGCCGACGACATCGTGCTCATCACCGGCGACGAACCGAACACCGCGGCCGACCTGGCCCGTCGGCTGGGCATCGCCACGGTCCACGCCTCGGTCATGCCGGAAGACAAGGCCGATATCGTGGACACGCTGCAACGCGACGGCGCTTCGGTCATGATGGTCGGCGACGGGGTCAACGACGCCCTGGCCCTGGCCCATGCCGACGTGGGCGTAGCCATGGGCGCGGGCGGCAGCGAAGTGGCCATCGAGGCCGCCGACATCGCCCTGGTCGACGACGACCTCGGCGGACTGGTCTATGTCCAGTCGCTGAGCCGGGCCACGCTCAAAGTGGTCAACCAGAATTTCTGGATAGCCACCGGTTCCAACCTGTTCGGCGTGGCCCTTGGAGCCACGGGTCTGCTTTCCCCGGTCATGGCGGGCCTGCTGCACATCGTCCACTCCCTCGGGGTGCTGGCGAACTCGGCCCGACTGATGCGCTACGAGCCCCCCGCCATCGAGACGGCCCCCCTGAACGACAGCCCGCACGCATAG
- a CDS encoding magnetosome protein MamC gives MTNKINTKTKYVPVLGTAMGAALFGAVIGGTAAAAKGMREVKAGRATGQEVGASIAREAGSTAVAVGAATAVVGALSLGPFLSTLGIAALATGSKYAMDSLLQGKKPEPALAGPAQSQTAASAVKADTGKKAAARKTAAKKSPAKKAATKKAAPKKTTSSKTAKAKTGKSTPKTETDKA, from the coding sequence ATGACCAACAAAATCAACACGAAAACCAAATACGTACCCGTCCTCGGCACGGCGATGGGCGCGGCCTTGTTCGGCGCCGTTATCGGCGGTACCGCCGCAGCGGCCAAGGGTATGCGCGAAGTCAAGGCGGGCCGGGCCACCGGTCAGGAAGTGGGCGCGAGCATCGCCCGTGAAGCCGGTTCCACGGCCGTCGCCGTGGGCGCGGCCACCGCCGTGGTCGGCGCGCTCAGCCTCGGCCCGTTCCTGTCCACCCTGGGCATCGCGGCCCTGGCAACCGGAAGCAAGTACGCCATGGACTCCCTGCTTCAGGGGAAGAAGCCTGAACCGGCGTTGGCCGGTCCGGCTCAGAGCCAGACCGCTGCATCCGCTGTCAAGGCGGACACCGGGAAAAAAGCCGCGGCTAGGAAAACCGCCGCAAAGAAGTCTCCCGCGAAAAAGGCCGCCACCAAGAAGGCCGCCCCCAAAAAGACCACTTCGTCCAAGACGGCCAAGGCCAAGACAGGGAAATCCACGCCAAAAACCGAAACCGACAAGGCATAA
- a CDS encoding YtxH domain-containing protein encodes MSDYYVNQPQPGASSQEGAYMKNPQQPSYYYQDANQYGAANAQAAGMNPVTAPSTSQTGAMTSWFNFTSSDYLKGLALGAGVALVATNPTVQKAVVSGAVKVWAALQGGVEELKEQVQDAKAELSQQD; translated from the coding sequence ATGAGCGATTACTACGTGAACCAACCGCAGCCCGGCGCATCCTCCCAGGAGGGAGCCTACATGAAAAATCCGCAGCAGCCGTCCTACTATTACCAGGACGCCAATCAATACGGCGCCGCCAATGCCCAGGCCGCAGGCATGAACCCCGTTACGGCACCTTCAACCAGCCAGACCGGCGCGATGACCTCCTGGTTCAATTTCACTTCGTCGGACTACCTCAAGGGCCTGGCCCTGGGCGCGGGCGTGGCCCTGGTGGCCACCAATCCCACGGTCCAGAAGGCTGTGGTTTCGGGTGCCGTCAAGGTGTGGGCCGCCCTGCAGGGCGGCGTCGAGGAACTCAAGGAACAGGTCCAGGACGCCAAGGCGGAACTGAGCCAACAGGACTAG